From a region of the Bradyrhizobium diazoefficiens genome:
- a CDS encoding protein-glutamate O-methyltransferase CheR: protein MTSTEYEYLRKFLKDNSGLDLSADKQYLIESRLLPLARKAGLSGIGELVQKLQGGSRALITDVVEAMTTNETFFFRDKVPFDHFRDTIMPEIVKARAGRRSVRIWCAAGSTGQEPYSLAMCLKEMGAALTGWRVEIIATDLSQEVLEKAKAGVYSQFEVQRGLPIQMLVKYFKQTGETWQVNPELRAMIQHRQLNLLHDFSQLGTFDVIFCRNVLIYFDQDTKINIFNRLARQIEPDGFLVLGAAETVVGLTDTFRPIPERRGLYKPNDPRAAAAKPVLAGAAPRLAVVAGR, encoded by the coding sequence GTGACTTCGACCGAGTATGAGTATCTGCGCAAATTCCTGAAGGACAATTCCGGTCTCGATCTGTCCGCAGACAAGCAATATCTGATCGAAAGCCGCTTGCTGCCGCTGGCCCGCAAGGCCGGGCTCTCCGGCATCGGCGAGCTCGTGCAGAAGCTGCAAGGTGGCTCGCGCGCCTTGATCACCGACGTGGTCGAAGCGATGACCACCAACGAGACCTTCTTCTTCCGCGACAAGGTCCCGTTCGATCATTTCCGCGACACCATCATGCCGGAGATCGTCAAGGCGCGCGCCGGCCGCCGCAGCGTGCGCATCTGGTGCGCCGCCGGATCGACCGGGCAGGAGCCTTATTCGCTGGCGATGTGCTTGAAGGAGATGGGCGCGGCCCTCACCGGCTGGCGCGTCGAGATCATCGCGACCGATCTGTCGCAAGAGGTGCTGGAGAAGGCCAAGGCCGGCGTCTACAGCCAGTTCGAGGTACAGCGCGGCCTGCCGATCCAGATGCTGGTCAAATATTTCAAGCAGACCGGCGAGACCTGGCAGGTCAATCCCGAACTACGGGCGATGATCCAGCATCGCCAGCTCAACCTGCTGCACGATTTTTCCCAGCTCGGCACCTTCGACGTCATCTTCTGCCGCAACGTGCTGATCTATTTCGACCAGGACACCAAGATCAACATCTTCAACCGGTTGGCGCGCCAGATCGAGCCCGACGGCTTCCTGGTGCTGGGCGCGGCCGAAACCGTGGTCGGTCTGACCGATACGTTCCGCCCGATTCCGGAGCGGCGCGGCCTCTACAAGCCGAATGATCCACGGGCCGCGGCCGCCAAGCCGGTTCTCGCCGGCGCGGCGCCGCGCCTGGCGGTGGTAGCAGGACGATAG
- a CDS encoding PAS domain S-box protein: MSAPAADNEGASASAQIGRDPPGSPASIPMTLATRLAIAMILLVAVTVAAVGWLGYSNTTQAVIPRVLERVEAQSRLLAANLESYVAGARGDLVGYRSAAAINGLIRAHVSGGIDPSDGVSEQTWRERIATRLAAEIEAKPIYGQFRIIGLDDDQRELVRVDRSGPNGAVRIVPSGELERKGERSYFQDTIRLAPGEIYVSPIDLATRQGDTTAPHVPTLRVATPLFTADGKPFGIIIANIDMRPALDHVRATANSGGEIYVVNSRGDYLVHPDRAREFGSLRGRPTDWRDDFPFFSALAGTSEASTRLMTDGSGRPSGAALAPALLAGKEWVAIIATIPPSVFDRVPAAIKKTSLLVGVLAVLAAASLAVLLARSLTRPIARLTRAVEAISRGQPADIPVDASGETGVLARAFAQMVEETRAKTAALEREVREHRRTEAARSHHAAREHLFSAAVESSDDAIVMQSLDAIITGWNPAAERLYGYSADEAIGKSTSIIVPPDRREHGKDYLARIARGEPIERFETVRLRKDGTPVEISLSLSPIRGPSGEIIGASGTAHSLTEARRAERQLQQQLEERRRIFDTSQDLIMIMDSRGHIAQISPSSETILGYRPDEMIGRSGADFIHPDHLAQSREGMRAMRRGERRKLDDTRCLHKSGHEVWLSWLGSWSEQAQRFFFVGRDMTEARLAQESLQESERLARNIVETSLDAFIQTDETGSILDWNSQAEQLFGWRRDEVLGKSTIDLIVAGSERARVRAGLKQFLKSEDGRTLNRRRELMCRRRDGKEFKAELSVTALKRRGGLLFNIFYRDLTDKIAAEERIRHAEKMEAVGQLTGGVAHDFNNILTVITGTIEILAEAVEKDPQLAAITKMIDEAAARGADLTQHLLAFARKQPLQPREIDINSLVVDTAKLLRPTLGEQIQVESVFEDENCVAIVDPNQLTTAILNLAFNARDAMPGGGKLIVETGAAYLDEVYASVNDVRPGHYVLIAVSDTGTGIPANMLTRVFDPFFTSKGPGKGTGLGLSMVYGFIKQSAGHIKIYSEEGHGTTIKMYLPPGKTPAAVGEGVTPATIEGGHETILVVEDDRLVRDYVLAQLHSLGYVTLQAANATEALAIVAAGLPFDLLFTDVIMPGKMNGRQLADELARTRPDLRVVYTSGYTENAIIHHGRLDSGVLLLAKPYRKSDLARIIRKALQA; this comes from the coding sequence ATGTCAGCTCCGGCCGCCGATAACGAGGGCGCCTCTGCTTCGGCCCAGATCGGCCGCGATCCTCCCGGAAGTCCTGCGAGCATCCCGATGACGCTCGCCACGCGGCTGGCTATCGCAATGATCCTGCTGGTGGCGGTCACCGTGGCCGCAGTCGGTTGGCTGGGCTATAGCAACACGACGCAAGCAGTCATTCCGCGCGTCCTGGAGCGGGTCGAGGCCCAGTCACGCCTGCTCGCGGCCAATCTGGAATCCTATGTTGCCGGAGCTCGCGGCGATTTGGTCGGCTATCGCTCCGCCGCAGCCATCAACGGCCTGATCCGCGCTCACGTCAGCGGAGGAATTGACCCTTCAGACGGCGTCTCGGAGCAAACCTGGCGCGAGCGTATCGCCACGCGGCTCGCGGCCGAGATCGAGGCCAAGCCGATCTACGGGCAGTTTCGAATCATCGGCCTCGACGACGACCAGCGCGAACTGGTCCGCGTCGACCGTTCTGGCCCCAATGGAGCGGTACGCATCGTCCCCAGCGGCGAACTGGAGCGCAAGGGCGAACGAAGCTACTTTCAGGACACGATACGTCTGGCGCCGGGCGAGATTTACGTTTCGCCCATCGATCTCGCGACGCGCCAGGGGGACACCACGGCCCCGCACGTTCCGACGCTGCGGGTCGCAACGCCGCTGTTCACGGCGGACGGCAAGCCATTCGGTATCATCATCGCCAATATCGACATGCGTCCGGCTCTCGACCACGTCCGCGCGACGGCGAATTCGGGTGGAGAAATTTACGTCGTGAATTCGCGCGGCGACTATCTCGTCCATCCCGATCGCGCACGCGAATTCGGCTCGCTGCGGGGCCGCCCCACCGACTGGCGCGATGATTTTCCATTCTTCTCGGCCTTGGCTGGCACGTCGGAGGCATCCACGCGGCTCATGACCGACGGGTCGGGCCGGCCGAGCGGCGCGGCGCTCGCGCCGGCGCTGCTGGCGGGCAAGGAATGGGTCGCAATCATCGCGACCATTCCCCCGTCCGTCTTCGACCGCGTGCCGGCCGCCATCAAAAAGACGTCCCTGCTGGTCGGCGTACTTGCCGTCCTTGCCGCGGCTTCACTCGCGGTGCTGCTGGCGCGCTCACTGACCCGCCCGATCGCCCGTTTGACCCGGGCCGTGGAGGCGATCAGCCGCGGGCAGCCGGCGGACATTCCCGTCGATGCCAGCGGCGAGACCGGCGTGCTGGCGCGGGCCTTCGCCCAGATGGTGGAAGAGACCCGGGCGAAAACAGCCGCTCTGGAGCGCGAGGTCCGCGAGCATCGCCGCACTGAGGCCGCGCGAAGCCATCATGCGGCGCGCGAGCATTTGTTCAGCGCCGCCGTCGAATCATCCGACGACGCGATCGTGATGCAATCGCTCGATGCCATCATCACAGGCTGGAATCCGGCCGCCGAGCGTCTTTATGGCTATTCGGCGGATGAGGCTATCGGCAAGTCGACCTCGATCATCGTGCCGCCCGACCGCCGCGAGCATGGCAAGGACTATTTGGCGCGGATCGCGCGAGGCGAGCCGATTGAACGTTTCGAAACGGTGCGCCTGCGCAAGGACGGCACGCCGGTCGAAATCTCCCTCAGCCTGTCGCCGATCAGGGGACCATCGGGCGAGATCATCGGCGCCTCCGGGACCGCGCACAGCCTCACCGAGGCGCGGCGGGCCGAGCGGCAGCTGCAGCAGCAGCTCGAAGAGCGCCGGCGGATCTTCGACACCTCGCAAGACCTGATCATGATCATGGACTCGCGAGGCCATATCGCGCAGATCAGCCCGAGCAGCGAGACCATTCTCGGCTACCGGCCGGACGAGATGATCGGCCGCAGCGGCGCCGATTTCATTCATCCCGACCATCTTGCGCAATCGCGCGAAGGCATGCGCGCGATGCGGCGCGGCGAGCGCCGCAAGCTCGACGATACCCGCTGCCTCCACAAGAGCGGACACGAGGTCTGGCTCTCCTGGCTCGGCAGCTGGTCCGAGCAGGCGCAGCGCTTCTTCTTCGTCGGACGCGACATGACGGAAGCGCGGCTCGCGCAAGAATCCTTGCAGGAGAGCGAGCGGCTCGCCCGCAACATCGTCGAGACCTCGCTCGACGCCTTCATCCAGACCGACGAGACCGGCAGCATCCTGGACTGGAACTCGCAGGCCGAGCAGCTCTTCGGCTGGCGCCGCGACGAGGTGCTCGGCAAGAGCACGATCGACCTCATCGTCGCCGGGAGCGAACGCGCGAGAGTCAGGGCGGGTCTGAAGCAATTCCTGAAGAGCGAGGATGGCAGGACGCTGAACCGCCGCCGCGAGCTCATGTGCCGCCGCCGCGATGGCAAGGAGTTCAAGGCCGAGCTGAGCGTCACCGCGTTGAAGCGCCGCGGAGGCCTGCTGTTCAACATCTTCTACCGCGACCTCACCGACAAGATCGCCGCCGAGGAGCGCATCCGCCATGCCGAAAAGATGGAGGCGGTCGGCCAGCTCACCGGCGGCGTGGCGCACGATTTCAACAACATTCTCACCGTCATCACCGGGACGATCGAGATTCTCGCGGAAGCCGTCGAGAAGGATCCGCAGCTTGCAGCCATCACGAAGATGATCGACGAGGCCGCCGCGCGCGGCGCCGATCTGACGCAGCACCTGCTCGCTTTCGCGCGCAAGCAGCCGCTTCAGCCGCGCGAAATCGACATCAACTCGCTGGTCGTCGACACCGCGAAACTGTTGCGACCGACGCTGGGCGAGCAGATCCAGGTCGAATCGGTGTTCGAGGACGAGAATTGCGTCGCGATCGTCGATCCCAACCAACTCACCACCGCGATCCTCAACCTCGCATTCAACGCCCGCGACGCCATGCCCGGTGGCGGCAAGCTGATCGTGGAGACCGGCGCCGCCTATCTCGACGAGGTCTATGCCAGCGTCAACGACGTTCGCCCCGGCCACTACGTGCTGATCGCCGTGAGCGATACCGGCACCGGAATCCCCGCGAACATGCTGACCAGGGTGTTCGACCCCTTTTTCACCTCGAAGGGACCGGGCAAGGGCACCGGACTCGGACTTTCGATGGTCTACGGCTTCATCAAGCAGTCCGCGGGCCACATCAAGATCTACAGCGAGGAAGGCCACGGCACCACGATCAAGATGTACCTGCCGCCCGGCAAGACGCCGGCGGCAGTCGGCGAAGGCGTGACGCCGGCGACGATCGAGGGCGGACACGAGACGATCCTGGTGGTCGAGGACGACAGGCTGGTGCGCGACTACGTGCTGGCGCAGCTGCATTCGCTGGGTTACGTCACCTTGCAGGCCGCGAACGCCACGGAGGCGCTCGCGATCGTCGCCGCCGGACTGCCATTCGACCTTCTGTTCACCGACGTCATCATGCCCGGCAAGATGAACGGACGGCAACTCGCCGACGAGCTGGCAAGGACGCGCCCCGATCTCAGGGTGGTCTACACCTCCGGCTATACCGAGAATGCGATCATCCATCACGGCCGGCTGGATTCCGGCGTTCTGCTGCTGGCGAAGCCCTATCGCAAATCGGATCTCGCGCGGATCATCCGAAAGGCGCTGCAAGCGTAA
- a CDS encoding GntR family transcriptional regulator: METVRPASRATARRGPRLDRARQAAPQVFERLRNAILALELPPGSPLSRADLAAQFGVSSTPIRDALMRLEEEGLVDVFPQHATVVSRVDVGRAEQAHFLRQALELEIVRLLAERRDQALVLRLDHAIALQQQFAKAGDFESFIAADNDFHAQLYAAAGKQELWTLVRSRSGHIDRLRRLHLPSPGKAQNIVRHHRLITRAIEAGDADAAQQHLRKHLSGTLSELDKIRSHYPEYLTD, translated from the coding sequence ATGGAAACCGTCCGTCCCGCGTCTCGCGCGACCGCCCGCCGAGGGCCGCGGCTGGACCGGGCCCGGCAGGCTGCGCCACAGGTGTTCGAGCGGCTGCGCAACGCCATTCTCGCACTCGAGCTGCCCCCGGGCTCGCCGCTATCGCGCGCCGACCTCGCCGCGCAATTCGGCGTCAGCTCGACGCCGATCCGCGACGCCTTGATGCGGCTCGAAGAAGAAGGGCTGGTGGACGTGTTTCCGCAGCACGCGACCGTGGTCAGCCGGGTCGACGTCGGCCGCGCCGAGCAGGCCCATTTCCTGCGCCAGGCGCTCGAGCTCGAAATCGTCCGGCTGCTCGCGGAACGACGTGACCAGGCCCTGGTCCTCCGCCTGGACCACGCGATCGCGCTTCAGCAGCAGTTCGCCAAGGCCGGAGACTTCGAGAGCTTCATCGCCGCCGACAACGATTTTCACGCGCAGCTTTATGCCGCCGCCGGCAAGCAGGAACTTTGGACGCTGGTGCGCAGCCGCAGCGGACATATCGACCGGCTGCGCCGGCTGCACCTGCCCTCTCCCGGTAAGGCCCAGAACATCGTCCGCCACCACCGACTGATCACCCGCGCGATCGAGGCTGGCGATGCCGACGCCGCGCAACAGCATCTGCGCAAGCACCTGTCGGGCACGCTGAGCGAGCTCGACAAGATCCGGAGCCACTACCCCGAGTACCTGACGGATTAG
- a CDS encoding response regulator: protein MKTCLVVDDSSVVRKIARRILEGLEFEVTEAEDGSKALEICQRQLPDAVLLDWNMPVMDGFEFMGHMRRLPGGDQPKVVFCTTENNVAHIAQALSGGANEYIMKPFDKDIIADKFAEVGLLPVGQAMV, encoded by the coding sequence ATGAAAACCTGCTTGGTGGTCGATGATTCCAGCGTGGTGCGCAAGATCGCGCGCCGGATCCTGGAGGGCCTGGAATTCGAAGTGACCGAGGCCGAGGACGGCTCCAAGGCGCTCGAGATCTGCCAGCGGCAGCTGCCCGATGCGGTGCTGCTCGACTGGAACATGCCCGTGATGGACGGCTTCGAATTCATGGGCCACATGCGCCGCCTGCCCGGCGGCGACCAGCCCAAGGTGGTGTTCTGCACCACCGAGAACAATGTGGCTCATATCGCCCAGGCGCTCAGCGGCGGCGCCAATGAGTACATCATGAAGCCCTTCGACAAAGACATCATCGCCGACAAATTCGCTGAAGTCGGCTTGCTGCCGGTCGGACAAGCCATGGTCTGA
- a CDS encoding chemotaxis protein CheW: MIKKTQSGEGAMVEYVTAMIGGQLFGLPISRVQDVFMPERVTRVPLSSHEIAGVLNLRGRIVTVLDMRARLGLPRAEDGKVPMAVGVDLRGESYGLLIDQIGEVLRLPEAGMEENPVNLDPRMAKLAGGVHRLDRQLMVVLDVDSVLELETKVQMAA; the protein is encoded by the coding sequence ATGATCAAGAAGACCCAGTCCGGCGAAGGCGCCATGGTCGAATACGTCACCGCGATGATCGGCGGCCAGCTGTTCGGCTTGCCGATCTCCCGCGTCCAGGACGTGTTCATGCCCGAGCGCGTCACCCGCGTGCCGCTGTCCTCGCACGAGATCGCCGGCGTGCTCAATCTGCGCGGCCGCATCGTCACCGTGCTCGACATGCGCGCCCGTCTCGGCCTGCCCAGGGCCGAGGACGGCAAGGTGCCGATGGCGGTCGGCGTCGACCTGCGCGGCGAATCCTATGGCCTGCTCATCGACCAGATCGGCGAGGTGCTGCGCCTGCCCGAGGCCGGCATGGAAGAGAACCCCGTCAACCTCGACCCCCGCATGGCCAAGCTCGCCGGCGGCGTCCACCGCCTCGACCGTCAGCTCATGGTCGTCCTCGACGTCGATAGCGTCCTCGAACTCGAAACCAAAGTGCAAATGGCTGCGTGA
- a CDS encoding response regulator, with the protein MAEQSSRGEIFVVDDDPAVRDTLSMVLKAAGYEVICFADGAALLSVARNRTPAAILLDVHIPGKSGLDILNELHGEDYPAPIFMISGQGDIAMAVGAIKSGALDFIEKPFRGSEIVGRLDEAIGAYARRQAENASPKFGSLHFPGREPLTRREREVLEQFASGASNKEAGRTLGISPRTIEDHRANIMKKLGARNAADLIRIVMTAVQRAS; encoded by the coding sequence ATGGCCGAACAAAGCTCTCGCGGTGAAATCTTCGTGGTCGACGACGACCCTGCCGTTCGCGACACTCTGTCGATGGTGTTGAAGGCGGCGGGTTATGAGGTGATCTGTTTTGCGGACGGCGCAGCGCTGCTCTCGGTCGCGCGAAACCGCACACCGGCTGCGATCCTGCTCGACGTGCACATTCCCGGAAAGTCGGGTCTCGACATTCTGAACGAGCTGCACGGCGAGGACTATCCGGCGCCGATCTTCATGATCTCCGGGCAGGGCGACATTGCGATGGCGGTGGGCGCGATCAAGAGCGGCGCGCTCGACTTCATCGAGAAGCCGTTCCGCGGCAGCGAGATCGTTGGCCGGCTCGACGAGGCGATCGGCGCCTATGCGCGCAGGCAGGCGGAGAACGCCTCGCCGAAATTCGGCTCGCTGCATTTCCCCGGACGCGAGCCGCTGACACGCAGGGAGCGCGAGGTGCTCGAGCAGTTCGCCTCCGGTGCGTCCAACAAGGAAGCCGGCCGCACGCTCGGCATCAGCCCGCGCACCATCGAGGATCACCGCGCCAACATCATGAAGAAGCTCGGCGCGCGCAATGCCGCCGATCTGATCCGCATCGTGATGACCGCGGTCCAGCGCGCGTCGTAA
- a CDS encoding response regulator encodes MPRSSLSPIPSNLPDGAERRALQLLVVDDDATQRSLITVAAKQAGHEVTVAPSVADAIEKLRAARFDCVTLDLVLEDGDGIDVLREMAAAKFGGAVIVISGMDGRRRSGARSFARSVGIELQSLPKPLDLAALRISLANLGKTAMGLPAIHTWGGVATDAIVERHRA; translated from the coding sequence ATGCCCAGAAGTTCTCTTTCCCCGATCCCGTCGAACCTGCCCGATGGCGCCGAACGGCGTGCGCTTCAGCTTCTGGTGGTCGATGACGACGCCACGCAGCGGAGCCTGATCACGGTCGCCGCCAAGCAGGCCGGCCACGAAGTCACCGTGGCGCCGTCCGTGGCGGATGCGATCGAGAAGCTCCGCGCCGCGCGCTTCGATTGCGTGACGCTCGATCTCGTGCTGGAGGATGGCGACGGCATCGACGTGTTGCGCGAGATGGCGGCAGCGAAGTTCGGCGGTGCGGTGATCGTCATCAGCGGCATGGACGGCAGGCGCCGCAGCGGTGCCCGCAGCTTCGCCCGGTCCGTCGGGATCGAGCTCCAGAGCCTGCCGAAGCCGCTCGACCTCGCGGCCCTGCGCATCAGCCTCGCCAATCTCGGCAAGACCGCGATGGGCCTTCCGGCGATCCATACCTGGGGCGGTGTCGCCACCGACGCGATCGTGGAACGGCACCGCGCCTAG
- a CDS encoding response regulator: MGNILIVDDDPAVQITIRLLLERAGHHVTVAGDGRNGLALFAAGRFDLLFLDIFMPGMDGLETMRHIRALAPAIPIVVISGRSITPDAYAEPDFLKMATKLGAVASLQKPLRAGALLAAVDGCLKAGEPEGSDVSSGRR, encoded by the coding sequence GTGGGCAACATCCTGATCGTGGATGACGACCCGGCCGTTCAAATTACGATCCGGCTGCTCCTGGAGAGGGCCGGTCATCACGTCACCGTCGCCGGCGATGGCCGTAACGGACTTGCGCTGTTCGCGGCCGGCCGGTTTGACCTGCTGTTTCTCGACATCTTCATGCCCGGGATGGATGGGCTGGAGACGATGCGTCACATCCGGGCGCTGGCCCCGGCCATTCCGATCGTCGTCATCTCCGGCCGCTCGATCACGCCGGATGCCTATGCAGAGCCGGACTTCCTGAAGATGGCGACCAAGCTCGGCGCGGTGGCAAGCCTGCAAAAGCCATTGCGAGCCGGGGCACTGCTCGCCGCGGTCGATGGCTGCCTGAAGGCGGGCGAGCCGGAGGGGTCCGATGTCAGCTCCGGCCGCCGATAA
- a CDS encoding PilZ domain-containing protein, whose amino-acid sequence MAEDGKGTERVTFSRGYDVCIMAIDGTWRRDCKLNAISDTDAVLTVEGSIQGLNLKEFFLLLSSTGLAYRRCELVRVNGAEMDIQFLRGKNRKKRGAADGHDAAA is encoded by the coding sequence ATGGCCGAGGATGGCAAGGGTACCGAACGCGTGACTTTCAGTCGTGGCTATGATGTCTGCATCATGGCCATCGATGGCACCTGGCGTCGCGACTGCAAGCTCAACGCGATCTCCGATACCGACGCCGTCCTCACGGTGGAGGGCTCGATCCAGGGCTTGAACCTGAAAGAATTCTTCCTGCTGTTGTCGTCCACGGGCCTCGCCTACCGCCGCTGCGAGCTGGTCCGCGTCAACGGCGCCGAAATGGACATCCAGTTCCTGCGCGGCAAGAACAGGAAGAAGCGTGGTGCGGCCGACGGCCATGACGCCGCGGCGTGA
- a CDS encoding ABC transporter ATP-binding protein, translating to MALLDVSGVTLRYKTSSAVVTATERVSFAVDKSDRFVLLGPSGCGKSTLLKAVGGYMSPSEGRMTIGDREIRGPGADRMMIFQEFDQLLPWKSVLANVMFPLLTARKLSRKDADARARAYIEKVGLTRVVDAYPHTLSGGMKQRVAIARGMAMEPDILLMDEPFAALDALTRRTCQDELLQLWSETRFTVLFVTHSIAEAIRIGNRILLLSPHPGRVKAEVVDVDKVSSGDGSAGRLEKEIHDLLFAHDASAH from the coding sequence ATGGCGCTGCTCGACGTCAGTGGGGTGACGCTGCGCTACAAGACCTCCAGCGCCGTCGTCACCGCGACCGAAAGGGTGAGTTTTGCGGTCGACAAGTCCGACCGTTTCGTGCTGCTCGGGCCGTCCGGCTGCGGCAAGTCGACCCTGCTCAAGGCCGTCGGCGGCTATATGAGCCCGAGTGAAGGCCGGATGACGATCGGCGACCGCGAGATCCGCGGTCCGGGCGCCGATCGCATGATGATCTTCCAGGAGTTCGACCAGCTGCTGCCCTGGAAGAGCGTGCTCGCCAATGTGATGTTTCCGCTGCTGACCGCGCGAAAGCTGTCGCGCAAGGACGCCGACGCGCGGGCGCGGGCCTATATCGAGAAGGTCGGCCTCACTCGCGTCGTCGATGCCTATCCGCACACGCTGTCCGGCGGCATGAAGCAGCGTGTCGCGATCGCGCGCGGCATGGCGATGGAGCCCGACATCCTGCTGATGGACGAGCCGTTCGCGGCGCTGGACGCGCTGACGCGCAGAACCTGCCAGGACGAGTTGCTTCAGCTCTGGAGCGAGACCAGATTCACCGTGCTGTTTGTCACGCATTCGATCGCCGAGGCGATCCGGATCGGCAACCGCATCCTGCTGCTGTCGCCGCATCCCGGTCGCGTCAAGGCCGAAGTGGTCGACGTCGACAAGGTTTCCAGCGGCGATGGTAGCGCCGGCCGGCTGGAGAAGGAGATCCACGATCTCCTGTTCGCGCACGACGCGAGCGCGCATTGA
- a CDS encoding ABC transporter substrate-binding protein, whose product MIQQFQRGVAAIALITAIVLAASSARAQQKAEIALSRQPGIFYMPSHIMEKLKLIEKHAASLGVSGVTTKWVTFSGGGAQTDALLAGGVDILNTGTGNLLLLWDRTRGGVKGIVATSAQPMTLISRDANIKSIKDFGPGDKIAVPTVKVSTQAIVLQIAVGEAFGADQWSKLDANTVQLGHPDAYAALSNPKHEVHNHFSIPPFTFLELKNVPGAHIVLSSPDVMGGPLSQAQFFTTTKFADANPKIIQAVRDATKEAQDLIRSDTKQAVEIYKEITGDKTSVEDLLNLLKEPGMMEWNLEPQGTMKFAAHLFKTGTLKSQPKAWTDYYLPVAHDLKGS is encoded by the coding sequence ATGATTCAGCAATTTCAGCGTGGCGTTGCCGCCATCGCCCTGATCACCGCAATCGTGCTGGCGGCTTCGTCGGCGCGTGCGCAGCAGAAGGCAGAGATCGCGCTGTCGCGCCAGCCCGGCATCTTCTACATGCCGAGCCACATCATGGAGAAGCTGAAGCTGATCGAGAAGCACGCGGCTTCTCTCGGCGTATCAGGTGTCACCACCAAATGGGTCACCTTCTCCGGCGGTGGCGCGCAGACCGATGCGCTGCTCGCGGGCGGCGTCGACATCCTCAACACCGGCACCGGCAATCTCCTGCTGCTGTGGGATCGCACCCGCGGCGGCGTGAAAGGTATCGTCGCCACATCGGCGCAGCCGATGACGCTGATCAGCCGTGACGCCAATATCAAATCGATCAAGGATTTCGGCCCCGGCGACAAGATCGCGGTGCCGACCGTCAAGGTCTCGACCCAGGCCATCGTGCTTCAGATCGCGGTCGGCGAGGCTTTCGGTGCCGACCAATGGTCGAAGCTCGACGCCAACACCGTGCAGCTCGGCCACCCCGACGCCTACGCGGCGCTGTCCAATCCCAAGCACGAGGTGCACAACCACTTCTCGATCCCGCCATTCACCTTCCTGGAGCTGAAGAACGTGCCGGGCGCGCATATCGTGCTGTCGTCGCCGGACGTGATGGGCGGGCCGCTCAGCCAGGCCCAGTTCTTCACCACCACGAAGTTTGCGGACGCCAATCCAAAGATCATCCAGGCCGTGCGCGACGCGACCAAGGAAGCGCAGGACCTGATCCGCAGCGACACCAAGCAGGCGGTCGAGATCTACAAGGAGATCACCGGCGACAAGACTTCGGTCGAGGATCTGCTCAATCTGCTGAAGGAGCCCGGCATGATGGAGTGGAATCTCGAGCCGCAGGGCACCATGAAATTCGCCGCCCATCTGTTCAAGACCGGCACGCTGAAGAGCCAGCCCAAGGCGTGGACCGACTATTATCTGCCCGTCGCTCACGACCTGAAGGGCAGCTGA